The genomic DNA GCAATCGCATTTCACCAGGCAGGACACTGTTTCCGTTTACATTAATTCTCTTCGCCAACCATTTGCATGGGCAGGAGGAATGAATTCCTGCCAGTATTCCAACATCGATCTCAACCAGGACGGCATCATGGATCTTTTCATTTTCGACCGGCAGGGAAACAAGATCACCACGTACGTCAGCAATGGTACTCCCGATTCTGTCGATTATGTTTTTGCACCGCAATATATTTCTGCTTTCCCGCGTATGCACGACTGGGCGATCCTGCGCGATTATAATTGCGATGGCAAGATGGATATTTTTACTTCCAATCTCAGTAAGATCGAATTGTATAAAAATGTTTCTACAGTTGCCGGCGGACTCGCATTTCAATTGGTAACAACAGGAATAAAAACAGACATCACTCCGAACAGTACCGATTCTATGGCGCCGCTTAACGTGAGCTGGATCGATGTTCCTGCCATCCGAGACATTGATGGCGATGGTGATCTTGATGTGCTGACGTATGGTGTTGGCGGAACGCAAGTGGAATTCCATCACAACATGAGTAAAGAATTGTACGGCGTTTGCGACAGTGTGAATTCCTATACGCTCGAAACTTTATGCTGGGGAGAATTTTACGAAAGCCAGCTCGACGCTACGATCACACTCAACGTTTCCTGTTCCAATCCGCCTGCGCACAATGACGCGTCGCATGATGTGCACCTGCATAACGGAAGTTGTCTCGAATGCATCAACACCGATGGCGACAATGACCAGGATGTGATCATTGGCGATCTTGCGAATCCAAACATCAATTATATCCGCAATGCTGGAACGAACACATTTGCTCATTGCGATTATGTTGATCCGTTGTATCCGTCGTACGACACCACGATGTACCTGAATATTTTCGGATGCGGCTATCATCTCGATGTGGATAATGACGGAAAGAATGATGTGGTGTTTTCCCCGAATGGATTTACCGGCGTGGAGAATTATCACAGTTCGTGGTTGTATCACAACACGGGAAGAAATGATTCTGTACGGCTGCATTTCATTGAGAATAATTTCATACAGGGACACATGATTGATGTGGGCGAAGGAAGCTATCCACGACTTTTTGATTTCGATCACGATGGAGATCTTGATCTTTTCATTGGCAACCGCGGCTATTATGATATCTCCGGATTTTTTCCAACAATGATCTCACTCTATAAAAACACGGGAACGAATGCAGCTCCCGTTTTTGATCTCATCACAAAAGATTTTGCGCACATCACGCAACAGGATACTTTCGCACAGGGAGCCATTCCTACTTTCGGAGATATTGACGGCGATGGTGACCAGGATATGATCGTTGGCGATGTGAATGGTTTTTTAAATCTCTACCGGAAAGATCCGGGCAACGATTCCAATTTTGTTCTTACCACGCAACACATCCAGAACATCGATGTGGGAAGTTATGCCATTCCGCAATTGGTGGATGTGGATCGTGATGGATTGCTCGATCTTCTCGTTGGCGAACAAAGCGGCAATGTGAATTATTACCGCAACACGGGAACCAATGCTGTTCCGTTTTTCACACTCATCACTCCGCTGTTCGGAAATGTAATTGTAACACAAGCAGGATTCACTACCGGTTACAGCGCGCCGTGGCTGTATGACGATAATGGAAATTATATTCTCTTCTGCGGATCGGAGCGCGGATTTCTTTACCGTTTTGATAATGTAGATGGAAATCTCGCAGGAAATTTCACACTCACCGATTCGCTCTACGTGAGTTCGTATGAAGGAGGAAGAATTGTTCCCTGCGTTGCCGACCTGAATAACGATAGTTTGTTTGATGTGGTCATCGGGAATTATGCAGGAGGAGTCTCTCTTTTTTATGGCGATAATAATGTCGGGATCGCAGAGCATCCTCCGCTGAATATTTTCTTTTCTGCCTATCCCAATCCTGCAAATGAAACACTGACCATCGAAACCGCCGATCTTCCTTCGCAGGATGAGTTCATCACGCTTACCGACATTTCGGGAAAGATTGTGTTATCACAAAAAATTCTTTTACAAAAAACGATGCTCGGCATTTCTTCTCTTGCAGACGGAATGTATTTCTGTACAATTTCCAATGCAGCAGGATTCCGTGCCAGCCAGAAATTAATTATCGCGAAGTGAAAAAATATTTTTTCTTACTCAGTTTATTTTTTTTCGCGCGCGCGGATGCACAACTTATTTTTCTTCGCAACGATTCCATTCCTGTTTTCTCGGGCGCAACGCAGCTCCCGTACGCGTGGGCAGGCGGAATGAATTTCTGCCAGTTCTCCGACATCGATCTCAACCAGGATGGTATCAGCGATCTTTTTGTTTTCGATCGCACGGGGAATAAGATCACCACGTACATCAATCACGGAACAGCGAACCAGATAGATTATGAACTCGCTTCGCAATATTCTTACCAGTTTCCATTACTGCACGACTGGGTTTTGCTGCGCGATTATAATTGCGATGGCAAAGAAGATATTTTCACAGCATCAGGCGGCGCGAGTCCGGGAATAAAAGTATATGAGAATATTTCTTCAATGGCGAATGGATTGCAGTTTCAATTGGTTTCATCGCAACTCATGTCCGATTTTTTTCCGAACAGCACACACGCGCATCAGCCCATCTGGGTAACGAACGTGGACATTCCCGCCATTCGCGATGTGGATCACGACGGAGATCTTGATGTACTTACTTATGATGTGAGTGGAGTGCATGTTATTTTTCACCGCAACATGTCGGTAGAATCGGGTTACAATTGCGATTCGCTCATTTTCAAAAACCAGACTTTATGCTGGGGCGATTTTGCCGAGAACACATTGAATGCATCGATCACGATCAATGATTCCTGCTCTGCTCCACCCGTTGCACATCATACTGATAATTCGGTTCTGCATGATATGCATAATGGTTCCTGCCTCGAGTGCATCAACACCGATGGCGATAATGATGAAGACATTCTCATTGGCGATATCACGAATCCGTTCGAAGTTTATGCGCGCAATGGCGGCGATTCTTCTTTTGCAATGATGGATCTCGTCGACAACCAGTTTCCTTCTTACAACACTTCTGAAAACATGAACGTGTGGATCTGCGGATTTCATCTCGATGTGGACAACGACGGAAAAAAAGACATTCTCTTTGCACCGAATGCACCGAACACTTCCCAGAACTTCAACAGCGCCTGGCTTTATAAGAATACAGGAACGAACAATAACGTGACGGTGAATTTTGTACAGAATAATTTCCTGCAGGATAAAATGATCGAGGTCGGTGAAGGATCTTTTCCCCGCTTCTTCGATTATGACAATGACGGCGACCAGGATCTTTTTATCGGCAACTACGGTTATTATTCTTCCTCATCGGCGTATCCTTCTAAGATCGCGCTTTACGAGAACCAGGGAACCGCTTCCAACCCGTCTTTCAAATTCATTACCGACGATTTTGCAGGGTTGTATTCCAATACAACTAACATCTTCTGTCCCGTTCCCACTTTCGGCGATCTCGATGGCGACGGCGACAAAGACATGATCGTGGGCGATGCCGTAGGAAAACTTCATTATTTCAGGAAAGATCCCGGCCCGGCAAATAATTTTGTTCTTGTCCAGAGCAATTACCAGGGAATTGATGTCGGCAATTATGCCACGCCGCAACTCGTGGACGTGGATCGCGACGGATTGCCGGATCTTCTCATTGGTGAACAATCGGGCAACTTCAATTATTACCGCAACACCGGAACTTCTTCAGCACCCGTGTTCACACTCGTCACACAACTTTTCGGAAACCAGATTGTAAATCAAACGGGATATACCACCGGTTACAGTGTTCCTTTCCTGTGGGACAGCGCCGGAACTTACGTGCTGCTCAGCGGATCGGAGCGCGGTTATATTTTCCGTTATGACAACATCGACGGAAATCTTGCCGGCACATTCACATTAACCGATTCACTCTATGTTACTTTCCGCGAAGGATTACGCACTGCGCCATGGATGGCTGATATTACCAATGATTCTTTGCCGGATCTCGTTCTCGGGAATTACGCAGGAGGAGTTTCTCTTTTTCTCGGCAACATCAATACCGGTTGGAATGAAGAAGTGGCGATGGAAAATTCCATTCATCTTTTTCCCAACCCTGCAAATAATTCTTTCACACTGAAAACTATTTTGCCAAATGAAGAATTGCCGGCGAAAATTTCTGTTTACGGAATGGATGGAAAACTTTTACGCACGACGATGATGAATGCGAATGAAGAGAATTTTTATTCCGGCGACCTTGCCAATGGAATTTATGTTGTGGCGATAGAAACGCACTCAGGGAAACCGGTGAGGAAAAAATTAGTCATTGGGCATTAGAGATTTTCAAATATATCCTTCCATTTTATAAGTGATGCACCCGAACCATTCGTGAAAAAGAATATTCCAGTTCCACAGCGTTTCTGCATCCGGAAGAAATAAATAATCGAATTCAAATTTTCCCGGCCCGCTGTAACGATCCGTACTGTATGGCGAAACATTTATTCCCTCTTTCACAAAACACCCGAGTGCGCGGCGCATATGAAAGGCAGAAGTAACGAGCAGATATTTCCCGTTCTTTTTGTATTTCTCCAATATAGGTTTTGTCATTGCGGCGTTCTCGTGCGTATTCTTCGCGTGTATCTCAAAGATGAGAACTGAATCGGGAACACCGAGTTCCTGTAAATAATTCCGGATGTAATTTCCTTCCAGGTGTTCGGGATGCAGAATACTTCCGGAACCGCCGGTGAAAATAATTTTCGGTGCAACACCTTTTTTCCATAGCGCAAGCGCCTGCAGCAGGCGGTCGTTCCCGCGCGCAAACTGCACACGATCCAACTGATCATCGAACGAAACCATTCCACCAAGCACAATAATTCCATCGTAAGAATTAGCCGCCGGTTCCTTCACTGCATTCACTTCCCATACGTGCATCGTGCGATCAAAAAGAAAACGATTACTGAAAACAAGAATCACCACTACGGCCGCGATCCGCAGTTTCTTCTTACGCATTTCACTCTTCGTCCTCCATGTCCAGATGAGCAGGATGAAGAACCACGTAAGCGGCATTAATAAGAAAGAAAAGATTTTACTTAAGAAGAAAAACATGTGCTAATATACGGTTGGCCGTTGTACCGTTGGTCGCAGGTGGTCTTTTTGTTCAATATCAAACCGAGACCACCTGCGACCAACGACAAAGACGACCTACTTTTACAATATGAATCCCGGGTTGAAGAGAAAACTTCGTTACACAAGAGCAATCTTGTCCGATCTCATTTTCCTTCCGTTATTCACCTTCTGCATTTTAAATTCATCACTCGTCGTTTATGGTTTGCGTATGGCGCAGGGACAACTTTCTCTCGTCTGGAATTCGCGCGAAGTGAAAGATGTACTCGCCGATAAAACAGTTCCTGATTCTGTAAAACAAAAACTGAAACTCATCGGAGAGATCAGACAATTTGCATTCGACAGCATCGGGCTCAACAGGAATAATAATTATACAACCTATTACGATCAACACGGACAGCGATTGATTTACGTGGTAACGGCCTGCGAACCTTTTGCGCTGAAACCTCATCTCTGGCATTTTCCTTTTCTCGGCAATGTTCCGTACAAAGGTTTTTTCAATAAGGAAAAAGCAAAAGAAGAAGAATCCTCTCTGAAAAAAGAAGGATACGATACGGACATCGGCGGCGCATCGGGCTGGAGTACGCTCGGGTATTTCAAGGATCCCATTCTCTCGCAGATGTTGCAATACGATGAAGGAGATCTTGCCGAACTCATCATTCACGAACTCACACACGGAACCGTATTTGTAAAAAACGATGTTGACTTCAATGAGAATCTCGCCAGCTTCGTCGGTTACAAAGGTGCGCTTTGGTTTCTCGAAAGCAAATACGGAAAAGATTCGAAACAGTACCGCGATTATGTGAACGGAAGAAATGATGAAGAAGTGCTGAATAAATTCATGCTCACATCCGCACACGCGCTCGACAGTGTGTACAAAAATTTTTCGCCGGGCTGCGACAGGAATTTTAAATTGATTGCGAAGAAAAAAATGTTCGACACCATCGTTTCACATTCGAAAAAACTTTCCCTTGCCGCCGATACGCTTTTTCCCGCACGGCTTGAAAAAAAATTAGTCCGCTCCGGCAATTCTTTGTTCATGCATTATGTTCGTTACGAAGCGAAACAAAATGATTTTGAAAGTGAGTATTCAAAATTCAGCGGGCTGAAAGCGTATGTGGAATTTCTGAAAAAGAAATATCCGTCGGTGTAGCCGTATTCTTTTTCATTCCGCCATATATCGGGAATCCAATTCTGTCGCAATTCTGTACACGTTTCCTTTGTGAAATATTTTTAGCCGGCATGGCAGAATTATTGCTGCAATATTATCAGCCGGGATAAAAACGCCTTTACCTCTCTCTTCTTCCCGCCTACTGAAACTTAATTTTTACCAATGAACTTTTCATGAGAAAAATTATACTCCTCCTTTTCATTCCCGGATTTTCTGCATTTGCACAGAGCAACGGCCGCGACACACTCTCCACAAAAAACTGTTCCGTGGATCTGGATATGGGCCTGGAATTTATGCGCATCGAAAATCCCGGCATATCGCGCAATTTATTATTCAACGATTCACTGCACAGACAAACCTTTATGGGTTATTGCGGTGGACTGGAAATCTATCGCCGCGTTGCTTACGTAAACCCGCAATGGTCGGTTGGATTTTTTGTCAAACCTTTTTTCGGAACCAATATGCACCGCCATTCTTTCATGGATAGCTGGCTCGGTCTTCAACTCCCGATCGGCATTGCCACAGAGTTCGGAAAAACGGACGGACATTCGCCGGGAATAATGTTCGGCGCTGCAGTCGATCTGAATGTTTTTGATTTCGCCGATTACCACGTCCCGGTATTTTACAAACCACTGCCCTATTTTTTTGTGCAGGTTCACGAGGGACAGTTCGGAATTCGTTTTTCCGGAAGCCCTGCCCAAATTTATTCCAACACGAACGGAACAACCACAAAAACAAGTTACAATTTCGAAATTGCCCTCGTTGCCACTTCCCGTTTCTGAAAATAATTTCATGAAGAAAATTTTTTTTCTGTCCTTATTCTTTCCTGCAATTTTTACTCAGGCGCAGGAAACCAGAACGAGAACGTTTCTCGATTTCGATCTCGGTCTTGAATTCATAAGGATGGAAAATTCAGGATTTCCTGTCCATCCGCTTGCACTCAACAACGGCCGGCTCTTCGGCGGCTGGTGCACCAGCATCGGGTTATATCAACGCATTGAATATTTCGATCCGCAATGGTCGATCGGTTTTTTTGCAAAACCACTTTTCGGAACAAATATGTTTTTCGAACATTTCGACGACGAGGGCTATGCAACTTTACAATTTCCATTCGGCATCGCAACTGAATTCGGAAACACAGATGAACATTCGCCGGGGCTGATGCTCGGTGCAGCAATGAGTTTTAATATCTACGACTTTCATGATTACAATATTCCTCAATTCTATAAATGGATGCCTTACTTTTTTATCCAGGCACACGAGGGCGCATACGGCATTCGTTTCTCGGCCGGCCCGCCTCAAAACATTTCAAATAAAGACGGAACCGTTACCAATACAAGTTTTGATTTCGAACTCACACTGATCGTAACCGCTCCTGCCAAAAAATAGAATTCAATAAAATATTTTTTTATTTTTTTTAGGAACGGCAGCTCCGGTGCTTTTAATTCTCTTTCCTCCCGCTGGTGCGCATTACACGCCTGGCCTTGCCCTCGACTCGCGCTCGGACGGACAGGCAGGCGGGGTAAAGGCGCACCATCGGGGTTAGGAAATTCCCTTCATCACTTTAAATTACCAATGAAAATCAGTTAGAATCTGATGCTTAATTCCGACCTTTGGCAAATAAATTCATCACTCATGCCTAAACTTTCCTCGAAGGCAAATCACATGCCTGCATCACCGATCAGAAAATTGGTTCCTTTCGCAGAGAAAGCGAAAAAAGATGGAAGAAAAATTTTTCATCTCAACATCGGCCAGCCCGATATTGAAACACCGGAAGTGATGTTGAACGCCATAAAAAATTCCAACATCCGCGTCATCGAATACACACACTCGGCAGGCAACGAAAGTTATCGAACAAAACTTGCAGCGTATTACCGGAAATTCAATATGCCGGTCAACACAGAAGACATCATCATCACCACCGGCGGATCAGAAGCTATCGAGATCGCGATGATGACCTGCTTCAATGCCGGCGATGAACTTATTATTCCCGAACCCTTCTACGCCAACTACAATGGATTTTCCTGCGCGGCAGATCTCGTTGTGAAACCCGTGCGCTCTCATATAGAAAACGGGTTTGCTCTTCCTCCTATAGAGGAATTTGAAAAACTCATCGCGCCGAAAACCCGTGGCATCATGATCTGCAATCCCGGGAATCCTACCGGATATCTCTATACGCAGGAAGAACTGAACGCACTTAAAGAGGTTGTATTAAAACACGACCTCTTCCTCCTGAGCGACGAAGTGTATCGTGAATTCTGCTACGACGGAAAAAAATATTTTTCGGTGATGCATCTCACCGGCATCGAAAACAATACCGTGCTGCTCGATTCCATTTCCAAAAGATATTCGGCCTGCGGCGCGCGCATTGGCGCCATGATCTCGAAAAATAAAGAAGTGATGAGCGCCGCCCTGAAATTTGCACAGGCAAGATTGAGTCCGCCTACATTCGGACAAGTGGGAGCAGAAGCAGCACTCGATACACCGCAATCATATTTTGACGATGTGCTTAAAGAATATACCGCACGCAGAAATTTTGTGATCGAAGCATTGAATAAAATGGAAGGCGTTTTTTGCCCGAAACCCAGCGGCGCATTTTATTGCATCGCACGATTACCAATTGACAACGCCGATAAATTCTGTCAATGGTTACTCGAAAGTTTCAATTACAATGGAAAAACAGTAATGCTGGCGCCCGCAACAGGATTTTATTCCACACCGGGCGCAGGAGCCGATGAAGTTCGCATTGCCTATGTTCTGAAAACAGATGATCTGAAAAATGCAATGGAATGCCTGGATGCAGCGCTTAAAGTATATCCGGGAAGATTTGTCAAAAAGAAACATGCGATCACGCAGTGAAAAAAGCGTTGGATAGCGGCCGAACCATTTACTTCTCATGAAAAAACTACTGCTGTGCATTCTCCTTTGTGTTGCAGGATTCTGTCCTGCACAGAACGCCGACATTCATTGGCTGCGCTGCATTAATCAACCGGTGAATGTTCCACTCGACAACGCGATGAAGTTCACTTCGAACAGTGTAACGCCAATGATCATTGCAGTTCCTGTTGGCATTTTTACTTATGATCTCCTGGCGAAAAAAGATATTTCTGAAAAAAGAAAACCGCTTGTGATCGCCGCATCTCTCGGCGCTGATGCGATCATCACTTTCGGATTGAAATATTCTGTGAATCGCCCGCGGCCATTCGTTACTTATCCCGACATCATAAAAAAATCGGATGCCGGATCAAAATCTTTTCCATCGGGACACACTTCTTCTGCATTCGCACTGGCCACTTCGCTCTCGCTGGAATATCCGAAATGGTACGTGATCGTTCCTTCTTATATGTGGGCGTGCACGGTCGGCTACTCGCGCATGCGCCTGGGCGTGCATTACCCGAGTGATGTATTCGCCGGCGCAGTGATAGGCGCGGGATGCGCGTGGGCGGGCTGGTGGCTGAATAAAAAATTGTGGCAACCGAAAAAATACGCTCCTGCGGGATTATAAAAAGGCAACCAAACCGGGAAGTGCAGGAGAAACAAAAATGAGAT from Bacteroidota bacterium includes the following:
- a CDS encoding T9SS type A sorting domain-containing protein, which produces MRNYFILFFALAFHSLSAQSHFTRQDTVSVYINSLRQPFAWAGGMNSCQYSNIDLNQDGIMDLFIFDRQGNKITTYVSNGTPDSVDYVFAPQYISAFPRMHDWAILRDYNCDGKMDIFTSNLSKIELYKNVSTVAGGLAFQLVTTGIKTDITPNSTDSMAPLNVSWIDVPAIRDIDGDGDLDVLTYGVGGTQVEFHHNMSKELYGVCDSVNSYTLETLCWGEFYESQLDATITLNVSCSNPPAHNDASHDVHLHNGSCLECINTDGDNDQDVIIGDLANPNINYIRNAGTNTFAHCDYVDPLYPSYDTTMYLNIFGCGYHLDVDNDGKNDVVFSPNGFTGVENYHSSWLYHNTGRNDSVRLHFIENNFIQGHMIDVGEGSYPRLFDFDHDGDLDLFIGNRGYYDISGFFPTMISLYKNTGTNAAPVFDLITKDFAHITQQDTFAQGAIPTFGDIDGDGDQDMIVGDVNGFLNLYRKDPGNDSNFVLTTQHIQNIDVGSYAIPQLVDVDRDGLLDLLVGEQSGNVNYYRNTGTNAVPFFTLITPLFGNVIVTQAGFTTGYSAPWLYDDNGNYILFCGSERGFLYRFDNVDGNLAGNFTLTDSLYVSSYEGGRIVPCVADLNNDSLFDVVIGNYAGGVSLFYGDNNVGIAEHPPLNIFFSAYPNPANETLTIETADLPSQDEFITLTDISGKIVLSQKILLQKTMLGISSLADGMYFCTISNAAGFRASQKLIIAK
- a CDS encoding T9SS type A sorting domain-containing protein, which codes for MKKYFFLLSLFFFARADAQLIFLRNDSIPVFSGATQLPYAWAGGMNFCQFSDIDLNQDGISDLFVFDRTGNKITTYINHGTANQIDYELASQYSYQFPLLHDWVLLRDYNCDGKEDIFTASGGASPGIKVYENISSMANGLQFQLVSSQLMSDFFPNSTHAHQPIWVTNVDIPAIRDVDHDGDLDVLTYDVSGVHVIFHRNMSVESGYNCDSLIFKNQTLCWGDFAENTLNASITINDSCSAPPVAHHTDNSVLHDMHNGSCLECINTDGDNDEDILIGDITNPFEVYARNGGDSSFAMMDLVDNQFPSYNTSENMNVWICGFHLDVDNDGKKDILFAPNAPNTSQNFNSAWLYKNTGTNNNVTVNFVQNNFLQDKMIEVGEGSFPRFFDYDNDGDQDLFIGNYGYYSSSSAYPSKIALYENQGTASNPSFKFITDDFAGLYSNTTNIFCPVPTFGDLDGDGDKDMIVGDAVGKLHYFRKDPGPANNFVLVQSNYQGIDVGNYATPQLVDVDRDGLPDLLIGEQSGNFNYYRNTGTSSAPVFTLVTQLFGNQIVNQTGYTTGYSVPFLWDSAGTYVLLSGSERGYIFRYDNIDGNLAGTFTLTDSLYVTFREGLRTAPWMADITNDSLPDLVLGNYAGGVSLFLGNINTGWNEEVAMENSIHLFPNPANNSFTLKTILPNEELPAKISVYGMDGKLLRTTMMNANEENFYSGDLANGIYVVAIETHSGKPVRKKLVIGH
- a CDS encoding YdcF family protein; this translates as MFFFLSKIFSFLLMPLTWFFILLIWTWRTKSEMRKKKLRIAAVVVILVFSNRFLFDRTMHVWEVNAVKEPAANSYDGIIVLGGMVSFDDQLDRVQFARGNDRLLQALALWKKGVAPKIIFTGGSGSILHPEHLEGNYIRNYLQELGVPDSVLIFEIHAKNTHENAAMTKPILEKYKKNGKYLLVTSAFHMRRALGCFVKEGINVSPYSTDRYSGPGKFEFDYLFLPDAETLWNWNILFHEWFGCITYKMEGYI
- a CDS encoding aminopeptidase, with translation MSDLIFLPLFTFCILNSSLVVYGLRMAQGQLSLVWNSREVKDVLADKTVPDSVKQKLKLIGEIRQFAFDSIGLNRNNNYTTYYDQHGQRLIYVVTACEPFALKPHLWHFPFLGNVPYKGFFNKEKAKEEESSLKKEGYDTDIGGASGWSTLGYFKDPILSQMLQYDEGDLAELIIHELTHGTVFVKNDVDFNENLASFVGYKGALWFLESKYGKDSKQYRDYVNGRNDEEVLNKFMLTSAHALDSVYKNFSPGCDRNFKLIAKKKMFDTIVSHSKKLSLAADTLFPARLEKKLVRSGNSLFMHYVRYEAKQNDFESEYSKFSGLKAYVEFLKKKYPSV
- a CDS encoding pyridoxal phosphate-dependent aminotransferase, with the translated sequence MPKLSSKANHMPASPIRKLVPFAEKAKKDGRKIFHLNIGQPDIETPEVMLNAIKNSNIRVIEYTHSAGNESYRTKLAAYYRKFNMPVNTEDIIITTGGSEAIEIAMMTCFNAGDELIIPEPFYANYNGFSCAADLVVKPVRSHIENGFALPPIEEFEKLIAPKTRGIMICNPGNPTGYLYTQEELNALKEVVLKHDLFLLSDEVYREFCYDGKKYFSVMHLTGIENNTVLLDSISKRYSACGARIGAMISKNKEVMSAALKFAQARLSPPTFGQVGAEAALDTPQSYFDDVLKEYTARRNFVIEALNKMEGVFCPKPSGAFYCIARLPIDNADKFCQWLLESFNYNGKTVMLAPATGFYSTPGAGADEVRIAYVLKTDDLKNAMECLDAALKVYPGRFVKKKHAITQ
- a CDS encoding phosphatase PAP2 family protein; its protein translation is MKKLLLCILLCVAGFCPAQNADIHWLRCINQPVNVPLDNAMKFTSNSVTPMIIAVPVGIFTYDLLAKKDISEKRKPLVIAASLGADAIITFGLKYSVNRPRPFVTYPDIIKKSDAGSKSFPSGHTSSAFALATSLSLEYPKWYVIVPSYMWACTVGYSRMRLGVHYPSDVFAGAVIGAGCAWAGWWLNKKLWQPKKYAPAGL